In a genomic window of Streptomyces noursei ATCC 11455:
- a CDS encoding IS110 family transposase, giving the protein MFDTEDVGVFLGLDVGKTAHHGHGLTPAGKKVFDKPLPNSEPKLRAVFDKLAAKFGTVLVIVDQPASIGALPLTVARDAGCKVAYLPGLAMRRIADLYPGEAKTDAKDAAVIADAARTMPHTLRSLEVTDENTAELTVLVGFDQDLAAETTRTSNRIRGLLTQFHPSLERVLGPRLDHVAVTWLLERYGSPAALRKAGRRRLVEVIRPKAPRMATRLIDDIFDALDEQTVVVPGTGTLDVVIPSLARSLTAVHEQRRALEAQISELLEAHPLSPVLTSMPGVAVRTAAVLLVTVGDGTSFPTAAHLASYAGLAPATKSSGTSIHGEHAPRGGNRQLKRAMFLSAFAALHDHASRTYYDKCRARRKTHTQALLRLARHRISVLFAMLPDGTFYELRTPETAPA; this is encoded by the coding sequence ATGTTCGATACCGAAGACGTGGGCGTGTTCCTCGGCCTGGACGTCGGCAAGACCGCTCACCACGGCCACGGACTCACCCCGGCCGGCAAGAAGGTCTTCGACAAGCCCCTGCCCAACAGCGAGCCGAAACTGCGGGCCGTGTTCGACAAGCTGGCCGCGAAGTTCGGCACCGTCCTGGTGATCGTGGACCAGCCCGCCTCCATCGGCGCCCTCCCGCTGACCGTCGCCCGCGACGCGGGCTGCAAGGTCGCCTACCTGCCGGGACTGGCGATGCGGCGGATCGCCGACCTCTACCCGGGCGAGGCCAAGACCGATGCGAAAGACGCCGCGGTCATCGCGGACGCGGCCCGCACCATGCCGCACACCCTGCGCTCGCTGGAGGTGACCGACGAGAACACCGCTGAGCTGACCGTGCTCGTCGGCTTCGACCAGGACCTCGCGGCCGAGACCACCCGCACCTCCAACCGCATCCGCGGCCTGCTCACCCAGTTCCACCCCAGCCTGGAGCGAGTCCTGGGTCCCCGCCTCGACCACGTCGCGGTGACCTGGCTGCTGGAACGCTACGGATCCCCGGCCGCCCTGCGAAAAGCCGGACGCCGCAGACTCGTTGAGGTGATCCGCCCCAAGGCCCCGCGCATGGCCACCCGACTGATCGACGACATCTTCGACGCCCTGGACGAACAGACCGTCGTCGTCCCCGGGACCGGCACCCTGGACGTGGTCATCCCGTCCCTGGCCCGTTCCCTCACGGCCGTCCACGAACAGCGCAGGGCCCTGGAAGCCCAGATCAGCGAACTGCTGGAGGCCCACCCTCTTTCCCCGGTCCTGACCTCGATGCCCGGGGTCGCGGTCAGGACCGCCGCCGTCCTGCTGGTCACCGTCGGCGACGGAACCAGCTTCCCCACCGCCGCCCACCTCGCCTCCTACGCCGGCCTCGCCCCGGCCACCAAGTCCTCCGGGACCTCGATCCACGGCGAACACGCACCCCGAGGCGGAAACCGGCAGCTCAAACGCGCAATGTTCCTCTCCGCGTTCGCCGCCCTGCACGACCACGCCTCCCGCACCTACTACGACAAATGCCGAGCCCGCAGGAAAACCCACACGCAAGCCCTCCTCCGCCTCGCACGCCACCGCATCAGCGTGCTCTTCGCCATGCTCCCCGACGGCACCTTCTACGAACTACGCACCCCCGAAACCGCCCCCGCATGA
- a CDS encoding helix-turn-helix domain-containing protein, giving the protein MGRWPGGATPSIRALAEVTGRSYGSAHRLLTDAGVAFRSWGSREGGVVTRLPSHRTKVGVVLGARGPGCEGPFGRWADDGRSADERMVDEADDGTGPKPTHRRYPARAFRT; this is encoded by the coding sequence ATGGGGCGGTGGCCTGGCGGTGCGACACCATCCATCAGGGCACTGGCCGAGGTGACGGGCCGGTCGTATGGCAGCGCGCACCGCCTGCTGACCGACGCGGGGGTGGCCTTCCGTTCCTGGGGCAGCCGGGAAGGCGGCGTCGTGACCCGGCTACCGTCGCACCGCACGAAGGTCGGGGTAGTCCTCGGAGCCCGGGGCCCCGGCTGCGAGGGCCCGTTCGGCCGCTGGGCCGACGACGGCCGGTCCGCCGACGAACGCATGGTGGACGAGGCCGATGACGGCACGGGCCCGAAGCCTACGCACCGCCGGTATCCGGCTCGGGCGTTCCGAACATGA